gacaagtttacccggacacctacagctatgcatacgattgtttacagtctcccagcctccagaggcacgggaagcttaagatattcaaatagcttagagcctctcagagaattagaaactgtcagaataaaactagtaagagatttcattgatgagccaatgtttgttgccaagttttcacatcccttgaattgtatccttgaatgtgcattaattaatatagttggtatgtagaaaaaataagtagtggcctggtgttagtaactttagacccttaaggtagtaaattctttcctttgtaaacccattacacatccaccctataggaacgtaatcttatctttggaggatggcgccaaaccttaaaataattactcttagagaaaataagtctttgttgataagtccttgtcaagagtcataaaatgttaataggcctctggccagaagatgatgtaaatcacctaaaccatttgtatacgataaatctgcaggaaagaaaccctggtttttgataagcatcaaagactgctgattttgcatcccctattgtcctctatgtgtaacttagggtataaaagcccctgttgaaaataaagctatgggccttgctcaccaacgcttggtctccccatgtcattcttccctttaacttctagctgagtgtccatctggagcgtggatgtcctctgcgaccatttatttgcctgggcttctaagacccactcgagaaggtgtctaaggtggggcaccttccgctattcaagagggcgcctgcggcctccgtggtcagagctaacctggtgtcacgggttatattgattttccgcgtaaaccaagccactcagcttcttttctccactgaattttcctactgagctatcctcattctattcctctttattatatctaattaacatttgaataggtcgcctagccgtctctccttcgaagaccctggatcagccggggctggaccccggcaatgtTTCAAATAAATCTAGGGGATATTGCATTGCATCATGTTATTTTATCCTCTTCAGaataatcttttttcttcttgtgtgATGGTATCTTAGAAAGTTTTATTTGAATGTAATATAAATTCACAAATCTAACTGCTAGTTATAcctcaaaagtgaaagtgcagttgctcagtcatgtccgactctttgtgaccccatggactgtagcccaccaggttcctctgtccattggattctccagataggaatactggagtgtgttgccatttctttctccaggggatcttccctagccagggattgaaccagggtctcctgctttgcaggcggattctttaccacctgagccaccagaaaagccctcaGTTATACCTTGTTAAGAAGTATACCTtaactggcaactcgtttcatacatgatattttacatgtttcaatgccattctcccaaatcctcccaccctctccctctcccacagagtccataagactgttctatacatcaggttcgatgcacgatactggatgcttgggcctagtgcactgggacgacccagagggatggtatggggagggaggagggaggagggttcaggatggggaacacatgtatacctgtggcggattcattctgatatttggcataactaatacaattttgtaaagtttaaaagtttaaaaataaaataaaattaagaaaaaaaaaaaagaagtataccTTAGGTAAAGAAGCTATACCTTACTGGAGCCTTAaggattcagtcagttcagtttttTCTGAGGTGCAACTACATTACCCCTAATTTTGAGTTGAATTTACCTGATGTTTTATATTCACCCTGAAACAAGTTAAAAGTAAGAATAATAAATTCTACAGCTTAACCTCATCAGCACAAGTGACTAGAGAAGGGAGACAAGGGAGTAAATTCTCATGAACTCAAGCCTCTGCTCCTTTGTATGGGTtctctttttattcctcttttcctATAGGAGAAAATACATGAGCATTTTGGGGGGAATACCCATCAATGTACAATTATAGAAAGATGACTGGAATGTCAACAGTGATAAAACTGTGGTTGTGTATATGAatctgtatgtgcatgtgtgggtgagtgggagtgtgtgtgagagagagagaagacagttaTGTGTTCATTTTGTGGCTAATAATAATATGGCCCAACTTTAAGTCTTGGGCTTATCTACTTGATGTTTTTACCAGTCTTACAAAAAGTAATTCGAGAAACTTACTGAGATTGGTCTAAATTGATCCTCACAATTGTGATCCCTGTGCTATTCTCAGAGAAATCAGTTATCTGAACACCAGACTGGATTCATGGAGCAAATGAAGAATGTGACGGAATTCCTCCTGTTTGGCCTGACACAGAACGCAGATGTACAGAAACTCTTGTTCGCTCTGTTTACCCTCCTCTACTTTCTCACTGTGGCAGGCAACCTACTCATCATTGTGACAGTTACCACTAGCAGAGCCTTAGGTTCCCCCATGTATTTATTCCTGTCTTTCTCATCCTTCATAGACCGCTGCTGCTCTTCTACCATGGCCCCCAAAATGATATTTGACTTACGTGCTCAAAAGAAAGCCATCTCCTTCAGTGGGTgtatgactcagctctttgcagaGCATTTCTTCGGAGGAGTTGAGCTGCTCTCGCTcacagtgatggcctatgaccgctttgTGGCTATCTGCAAGCCCCTGCATACGCCATCACAATGAACAGGCAAGTGTGTGGCCTCCTGGTGGCCATGGTCTGGGCCGGAGGATTTCTTCATGCTCTGATTCAAATTCTTTTTATAGTCTGGTTGCCCTTCTGTGGCCCCAATGTCATTGACCATTTCATCTGTGACCTTTTCCCTCTGCCGAAACTCTCCTGCACAGACACTCACATCTTTGGTCTTTTTGTTGCTGCCAACAGTGGGCTGATGTGTATGCTCATCTTTTCCATTGTTATCACCTCCTATGTGCTCATCCTTTGCTCTCTAAGAACACACAGCAGCACTGCAGAACAGCAGAAAGCGCTCTCCACTTGCGCCTCCCATGTTACTGCAGTGGTCTTGTTCTTTGTACCCTGTATGTTTATGTACCTTTGGCCCACAATCACCTTCCCTATTGATAAAGCGGTGGCTGTGTTTTATACCATGGTAACACCCATATTAAACCCTTTCATCTACACCCTCAGAAACTCAGAGGTGAAAAATGCCATGAAGAAGCTCTGGAGCCAAAGAGTAACCTTGGGTAGCAATTTTTGTGAGTAGAGAAGATAAAACAAAATCTATTCATATCTTAAGAACAAGTGTGACTAATAGAAAGGATAATGATTTTGAAGTTAAAAGGTATGACTTTAAGGATATTATTCACCCCTTGCTTTCTGGACTCTTTAATGATTCATCTTTCATAAAATGTCACAATTTGATTAAATGATGACTAAAGTTCTTCAATTAGAAATTTCTTTGCTTCTATAAATTACTACTAATCAAGGggacattgtttttaaaaaattattactttttaattttattttttcaggttttttggctacactgagtCTTTATTgatgcatgcgggctttctctggtaGCAGTGAgtgagggcttctctctagttgaggtgctcggacttctcattgcagcttCTTCTCTAATTTCAGCGCACGGGCTCTAGgtatgagggcttcagtagtcatggtgcatgggcttttgtagttgtggcacatgggtttagttgcttctcagcatgtgggatcttcccggatcagaaattgaacccatatcccctgaaatggcaggtggattcttaactgctggaccaccagggaagcccccaaaggggCATTGTTAATCAACTTAAAGAATCACAGAGGCTGGAAAAACTTTGAGTAACTGTATTCAGTAGAAGCATTCTCTGTAAAGCTTCAGATATAGAGTGTATAACCAATAggccaaataattaaaatatctaaaCAATAAGTCCTAAcaaccaaaattttttttaatgaggtttTAGTCCAAAGTACTGTAGGCAAGGTAGGGCTATTATTGTGAGAGATAATGACCAATGAGAAAAGAATGAGTTTTGAGAAATGAGAGGGACATAAAGACAAGACTCATTTCAAAATTAGTACCAAGTGCTGCACAATTCCAGGGGCACCCTTTACAGTGTAATCTGGGCTGTTctcaaaattaattattttctatgtctaaAGCTAAGAAAGGATATAAAATTCTTCCAGGCACAACTGTAGAGCCATCTTGCACACATTTCCCAGGCAGTGTTTTGTGGAGCActgtttttgtaaaatatattcaaaatagttttgggGGGTGCCGATTTGTGCTTTAGCTAATGGATAGAGAAGTATCTGgtacaaacaaaaattaacttggtGATAGGTGAGTAATAAAGTCAGAAAGTGTGCACATTCAAATTTGAATGGGAAATTTTAGACCAATTGCAAACCAATGAGATGGAAAATCATGTGAGATATAGACAGAGTGCAAGTTTAAAGGAAGGAACCCTGATAAAGAAAGGGTTCCACATGCGTACATtcgtggtggattcatgctgatgtatggcaaaaccaatacaatattgtaaagtaattagcctccaattaaaataaataaatttaaaaaaaaaaaaaaagaaaggcttccAAACTGGGGCCAGGTCACAAGTCCTGCCAATCCTAGAAAGTCACTTCTACTTTCAGAAGGATTTGATTTAACCCAAATGACTCCATAGGCATGCCTGAGGTGTTCattgcatatatattaatattcaaCGGTTTAGCACGTAATTTATTCTAAATAGGAGACTGtgctgtcactcagttgtgtccgactctgtgacccccagggactgtagtctgccagtctctcctgtccatgggattttccagtctagaatactggagtagattgccattgccttctccatgggatattcccGACCTaatgattgaacctgcatctcttgtgtctcctgtgttggcaggtggacccactgcaccacctgagaagcccctgaaATGGGAGATGATTGGTTTTTTCAAATGTTACCAATCCATTTGCTGATCACTAAGAATCCAAATGTTACTATCATATTTTCCAGCCCCTTTGTTTTTAAACAGGAATTGATGTGTGTCACAGTTAGGCTGAAACATTGAGAAGTCAGTATGCTCCTCGCCAGgactttttcagtttcctttttcctGCTGCAGCAAGCCTGGAAGACACACACCAAGATGGTAGGGCCACTCAGTGAAGCAAGCTACGTTAACGAGTAGCTATCTGGAAGAGTGCTGTCCTAGAGGAGCAATGATCTCTCAGTGAATTGGGCCTGAACAGAACACGAAAGTGTAAGTGTTAAGCCACTGAGAGTTCAGGATTCATTTGTTGCACAGCAAAATGGTCCTATCCTGACTAGTTACATTGAaccatttcatcttttaaaagactTATAAATATCAAGGAGAGAAAAGGTTTCCATCACTTTTGCAATTATCTTCATTCTCTAAGCACAGAATGAATAAATGTCCATCTTTACGGAACCAAGTCTAAATAGAGCATTTTCTTCAGTGTAATGCATTACATTAACTGAAGTTTCTAAACCAGAAATTCATACACCATCATGTCTTTCCCTCCACCTGAGATATAAGGCGAtcttgaagaaaattattaaCTAGCTATTGCTGCTCAGTCAGTCGGGTCTGACTATTTGTGAACCCAAGGgctgactgtagccctccaggctcctctgtcagtgggttttccaggcaagaatacttaagtggatggccatttcttcctccaggggatcttcccaacccagggatctaaactgagtctcctgcagctcctgcattggcagtcagattctttaccactgagccacctgggaagcccattattaacTAGGAAGGAGCGCCAACAAAAATTTCAACTCTAATGTGAACTACGTCTTCAAAACTTGTTAAGCAAATGTTCTGGCTGTTCCAAACAGTTCCTTCTTCCAACACATTCTTTTTAGTATATGTTCTAAATTTTCACTGATTTCCTATAAACTTTATCCCCACAAAATTTCCATGTATCTCAGGAGGATGCTATGCTCCCCACTTCTCAGGAAAAACCAGGACCAAAACAGAATCTTTCTCTTAATCTCAAGCCTCCTCATCAATAATTGTATCCATATCATCTTTTAGCCCTCTGTTGCAAGCTATTAATAGATATGCAAGGGTTCCTATTTAGTTTTAATGTAGCTATGTGTGTTCTGCATGCAACTGCCTTCTCTCTTCTTAGAAATCTTAGTTTGTTAACTATCAAAATTTTAACCTTTGGTCATTAATCTTTATGCTCTAACCGAACCACCATTCACATGCAATCTGGGGTCAAAACAAGGAAACAGTACCTTTGACTCCAATCTATGTGATCACTTAAATCCCTTCTCAATTATTCCTAACCTCATCCCTACTCTTCCTTCTCCCACCAAATTCTCATTATTAGCTTATTTCCCTTTCTAATACATCCTTTCTTCTATAAATTAGGAGACAAGCTCTTCCTATTGAATTCTCAATCTCTTTGCATGATTTCACCGTTCTATCAACTACCAGATTACACTCAAAGTgtccttgttgtttttcagtcaacaAGTCATGTCCCCCTCTTTGAGGCCCTATGGACTGACCTGAAGTATGcctggcctccttgtccctcactatctctcagagtgtCTCTGGGTCTTGATAAATCTAAGGCATtgggtcccagaagaaaaaaaaaataagaatgataacAAAAGCAGTTTCCTTCTGATCTTCTTGAAATCAATGATCAATCAGAATTATAGTTATTCTGTGTCATTGCTAGGAAGTTCCCACTATGGGTCAGTCATCCTTTGTCTGCTGGCATCCTTCTCCCAGGACAAAACCCCAACCAACCAGTCAAGCTGATGGAATCCATGTTCTACATATGTGAATAAGTGTTTCTCTAAATTCCCAAGGACTCTGACATTTTCCCCAAAGACAGTCTTTCAATAGGACATTGTTCTGTGGGTAGGGAGCATAACCATTCCTGCTCCTGATCAGTTCCTTAGGTAGAGGAACAACCTGAACTCAAAATGCCCAGTGAATTACATCACTCCAGATAATTCCTGGCAAGGTTGCAATCAACTCCACATCAGAGTcggaaaaagaggaaacagaagcaaagcTCTCCTACTTAcagtgtttttcttcatttttgtacaGGGGTATTCTACAAAGAAGTTTGGCTGAGTGTGATTTTCTCAGTCACTTCTGCAGAGAAGCATAATCCTTTACTTTATGTCCTCAAGATTCCCCATCATAGAGTAGGAAGCAAACCGCTATTCTCCCAAACAGATTATGATATATTGACACCTGGAttgtcatgaaaaaaaaagttatataatgATGACTAGgacgtgggggggggggggagggaggaatgacaaattattatttaatgaatatGGAGTTTCAGTCTGAGAAGGTGAAACATTATGAAGATGGTTGATGAGGTgtttgcacaacaatgtgaaggTATTTAATGGCACTCAAGTGTGTActtgcatgtgagagttggactgtgaagaaggctgagcaccggagaattgatgcttttgaactgtggtgttggagaagactcttgagagtcccttgcactgcaaggagatccaaccagtccattctaaaggagatcagtcctggggtgttctttggaaggactgatgcttaagctgaaactccagtactttggccacctcatgtgaagagttgattcattggaaaggactctgatgctgggagggattgtgggcaggaggagaaggggacgacagaggatgagatggctggatggcatcactgactcaatggatgtgagtctgagtgaactccaggagttggtgatggacagggaggcctgacctgctgcgattcatggggtcgcaaagagttggacactgagtgactgaactgaactgaagtgtgtacttaaaatggtaaatttcattctatatatattttatgacaattaaaaaaaaaatcagagagtgGGACAGACTGAGAGTGAGGGTGGCCGCTAACAGAAGCAACATCATGAACTGTCGAGAACAttgcttctctctctgctctgaaCTTCAGGAATGCATCAGTTTGGTTTAAAGTTAAAGGTAGGTGAGaaagaaagatgattctgtgCAGTTCCAGCCAACTCTTCATCACTCGAAGCTGAGGGAGAGAAGACTATAGTGGAGTGTCCTTTTTGTAGTTTCTATTCTTTCCCTCTGGATGTCTCTATACACGAGTGCTTAGCTGAGCGTGACTTTTTTCAAAGTTTACTCAGAaagcatgctgctactgctaagtcacttcagtcgagtccgactctgtgcgacctcatagacagcagcccaccaggctgccccgtccctgggattctccaggcaagaacactgaagtgggttgccatttccttctccaatgcatgaaagtgaaaagtgaaagtgaagtcgctcagtcgcaaccccatggactgcagcccaccaggctcctccgtccatgggattttccaggcaagagtactggagtggggtgccattgccttctccgaaaagcaTAGAGAGCAGTAAAATCACTATACATCCCAGTGGTTCCCTCTGTGTGTGGCAGAGCTACAAGCTCTATAATACATCATGAGGCTGTCACCTAGGTAGTCATCCCAGAGATAGTTTATAATGTTTATGGCTTTTAAATTACTTGAGGTCTGGGAGCTGGGAACCTGCTAGTTAAGTCTCCTCGGTCAGTCACTAATAAATATGTCACAATGTCTGAGGGTAATCTGGCCCAGACTGGCATTTCTACTCTCAGGGTAACCATATAGTACCAAACACTCATGTTTTCAGAGAGAAATCCATTCTCTGAACTCTGACCTATGCCTAAAACCACCCCATATATCCTTTGGCAAGGTCACCAATGTCAAAATGAGCAACAAAATCCTAATATCAAGCTTTGCTCTTATCTTACCTAAGTTTCATTCTAAACTATaggcagaagtgtgtgtgtgagtcagtcatgcctgactctttgtaacctcatagACTGTcgcccacaagtctcctctgtccatggaattctccacgcaagaatactggagtggatagccattcccttctccaggggaccttcccaacccaggggtcaacaacatctcctgcattgcaggcagattctttaccacctgagccaccagggaagcccatagccagAAGTATATTTTTAACCAAAGCTCAACTGCATTTCTAAAGCTGGTCTCTAATGTTGTTTGTGGGAGTCAaacaggagcaaaaaaaaaagtccatggcTGATGCTTTAGCAAAGATTCCAACAGAGCCAATTACTAATCCTCTGAGGACTTGGGAGGTTGATGTATTACCAAACCCTGAGCTTTTTTGAAAGTCTATTTAAACATTTCTCTAGAGTCAATGAAGAAAGAATTACAAACAGGGGCCTTGAAGTAAATAACAGCCACAGAGCCATGCATCAACAAGGTGAAGATCTGTTTGGGAGACCCTGCTCCCAAGGTTAGTACGAGTTAGAAGAATGGATTAAATCAGGAATAAAAggagttcaatccccgggttgggaagatctcctggagaaggaaatggcaactcactctagtattcatgtctggagaatagaggagcctggtgggctacaatccatggggctgcaaagagttgaacacaactaagtgactaatactttcactttcacatacattcTACAATTTCATATACAAGTTTCTTCTTACTTTGAAGAATCAAATTTGAATAATTTGATGTATATATTTGAATAATATATGTTTTGAAGATGCATTTATAATCTC
This genomic window from Bubalus bubalis isolate 160015118507 breed Murrah chromosome 16, NDDB_SH_1, whole genome shotgun sequence contains:
- the LOC102390312 gene encoding LOW QUALITY PROTEIN: olfactory receptor 4C5-like (The sequence of the model RefSeq protein was modified relative to this genomic sequence to represent the inferred CDS: inserted 1 base in 1 codon); this translates as MEQMKNVTEFLLFGLTQNADVQKLLFALFTLLYFLTVAGNLLIIVTVTTSRALGSPMYLFLSFSSFIDRCCSSTMAPKMIFDLRAQKKAISFSGCMTQLFAEHFFGGVELLSLTVMAYDRFVAICKPLXYAITMNRQVCGLLVAMVWAGGFLHALIQILFIVWLPFCGPNVIDHFICDLFPLPKLSCTDTHIFGLFVAANSGLMCMLIFSIVITSYVLILCSLRTHSSTAEQQKALSTCASHVTAVVLFFVPCMFMYLWPTITFPIDKAVAVFYTMVTPILNPFIYTLRNSEVKNAMKKLWSQRVTLGSNFCE